From the Pseudomonadota bacterium genome, one window contains:
- the bioF gene encoding 8-amino-7-oxononanoate synthase gives MRDRLSETLEEFKEKGNYRTLKYIKPVSATRIIYNSKECINLCSNSYLSLHTHPDIVEAARKATSEYGSGTCSSRSVSGSIDLYKILEKEIAQYKGYKKGLIFSNGYMANIGIISTLIGKDDVIFSDELNHSSLIDSMRLSRAKKVIYRHRDVNHLERKLKKERAKGKRFIVTESIFSMDGDIAPLKDIFQLKEKYGVHIILDDAHGTGVFGEKGRGIEELYGLSGSMDVHMATFGKALGSFGAFVLSDKVVLEYLVNRARTFMYTTALPASSLAASIAALRLIKKDTSFKDELWRNIDYMRDNLTGIGFDLKDSAGPIIPIVVGEDKKTLAMQNQLLKKGLFLQAIRPPTVPEGTSRLRLTVVRGLTKDDMDYAIEALVDAGKKMELI, from the coding sequence ATGAGAGATAGGCTTTCTGAAACACTCGAGGAATTTAAGGAAAAGGGTAATTACAGGACATTAAAATATATAAAACCAGTCTCTGCAACAAGAATCATTTACAATTCAAAGGAATGCATTAATCTTTGCTCTAATAGCTATCTGTCCTTACATACACACCCTGATATTGTGGAGGCTGCAAGGAAGGCTACCAGTGAGTACGGGTCAGGTACATGTTCTTCAAGAAGCGTATCAGGAAGTATTGACCTTTACAAGATACTCGAGAAAGAAATTGCTCAATATAAAGGCTATAAAAAAGGGCTCATCTTTTCAAACGGCTATATGGCAAATATAGGTATTATATCAACACTGATTGGAAAGGATGATGTGATTTTCAGCGATGAATTAAACCATTCGAGTTTAATAGACAGCATGAGGCTTTCACGCGCAAAGAAGGTAATTTACAGACACAGGGATGTAAATCACCTTGAAAGGAAGCTCAAAAAAGAAAGGGCAAAGGGGAAAAGATTTATAGTTACGGAGTCAATCTTCAGCATGGACGGAGATATCGCCCCTCTCAAGGATATCTTTCAGCTTAAAGAAAAATATGGGGTCCACATAATTCTGGATGATGCACACGGGACAGGGGTATTTGGAGAAAAAGGGAGGGGTATTGAGGAATTATATGGATTATCCGGCTCTATGGATGTCCATATGGCAACGTTTGGAAAGGCGCTCGGTTCATTTGGTGCATTTGTGCTTTCCGATAAGGTTGTACTGGAATACCTTGTGAACAGGGCACGGACATTTATGTATACAACGGCACTGCCTGCATCTTCCCTGGCAGCATCGATTGCCGCCTTGAGACTGATAAAAAAGGATACATCCTTTAAAGACGAACTATGGAGAAATATAGATTATATGAGGGACAATCTGACAGGGATTGGTTTTGATTTAAAGGATAGTGCAGGCCCGATTATTCCCATTGTGGTTGGTGAAGATAAAAAGACACTCGCCATGCAGAACCAGTTGCTTAAAAAGGGATTATTTCTCCAGGCCATAAGGCCCCCTACGGTTCCGGAAGGGACTTCAAGACTAAGGTTAACTGTTGTAAGGGGATTGACAAAGGATGATATGGATTATGCGATAGAGGCACTTGTCGATGCAGGTAAGAAAATGGAACTTATCTAA
- the bioA gene encoding adenosylmethionine--8-amino-7-oxononanoate transaminase, which produces MHNKDLLKDWDKKYIWHPFTQMKDYMGMEPLVIEKGEGCYLVDVNGKRYIDGVSSLWVIVHGHGKEELIETIEKQSKILCHSTLLGLANVPSILLAKRLIDIAPRGLSRVFYSDNGSTSVEIALKMAYQYWQQRGEKKRKRFISFTNGYHGDTIGSVSVGGIDLFHKVYRPLLFKTYKSPSPYCYRCPFKLKKESCNMACVEEFEGIIKRHRDEVCAVVIEPLVQGAGGMITQPEGFLSAIWNITKKNGLLFITDEVATGFGRTGYMFACEKEKVQPDFMCVAKGITGGYLPLAATLTTDAIFDGFLGRFDEFKTFFHGHTYTGNPLACAVAIENIELFKKENILERLRDKIELLRKGLQRFYELSHVGEIRQCGFMVGIELVKSKKTKKLCPPKEKIGQKVIAEARKRGVIIRPLGDVIVLMPPLGIDKATLQQLVNVTYESIKIVTGT; this is translated from the coding sequence ATGCACAATAAGGACTTACTAAAGGACTGGGATAAAAAATACATCTGGCATCCATTCACCCAGATGAAGGATTACATGGGCATGGAGCCGCTTGTCATAGAAAAGGGGGAAGGCTGTTATCTCGTTGATGTGAATGGAAAAAGGTATATTGATGGGGTTTCTTCACTCTGGGTTATTGTTCACGGCCATGGAAAGGAGGAATTGATAGAGACAATCGAGAAGCAGTCAAAAATCCTCTGTCATTCAACCCTCCTCGGACTTGCGAATGTGCCATCTATTTTGCTGGCAAAAAGGCTTATCGATATAGCGCCCCGTGGCTTATCAAGGGTGTTCTATTCTGATAACGGTTCTACATCTGTGGAGATTGCATTGAAGATGGCATATCAATACTGGCAGCAGAGGGGTGAGAAAAAGAGGAAAAGATTTATTTCATTTACGAACGGTTACCACGGAGATACAATCGGGTCGGTCAGTGTAGGTGGCATTGATTTGTTTCATAAGGTTTACAGGCCCCTGCTTTTCAAGACATACAAGTCTCCTTCACCATATTGCTATAGGTGCCCATTTAAGCTGAAAAAAGAATCATGCAATATGGCATGCGTTGAGGAATTTGAAGGTATTATTAAGAGACATAGAGATGAAGTGTGTGCGGTAGTAATCGAACCCCTTGTGCAAGGGGCGGGTGGCATGATAACACAACCTGAGGGGTTTCTCTCTGCTATCTGGAATATTACAAAGAAAAACGGCCTCCTTTTTATCACAGATGAGGTGGCTACTGGTTTTGGAAGGACAGGGTATATGTTTGCCTGTGAAAAAGAGAAGGTGCAGCCTGACTTTATGTGTGTTGCAAAAGGCATTACCGGAGGGTATTTACCGCTTGCAGCTACCCTCACAACTGATGCAATCTTTGATGGTTTTCTTGGAAGATTTGATGAATTCAAGACCTTTTTTCACGGGCACACATACACAGGTAATCCCCTCGCATGTGCTGTGGCAATAGAGAATATCGAGCTATTTAAAAAAGAGAATATCCTTGAAAGGCTGAGGGATAAAATAGAATTATTGCGCAAGGGCTTACAGAGGTTTTATGAGTTATCCCATGTTGGCGAAATAAGACAGTGTGGTTTTATGGTCGGTATTGAGCTTGTTAAAAGCAAAAAGACAAAAAAACTGTGTCCTCCAAAGGAAAAGATAGGGCAGAAGGTAATAGCAGAGGCACGCAAAAGAGGTGTAATCATCAGGCCCCTCGGTGATGTGATTGTCCTTATGCCACCGCTTGGGATTGACAAAGCCACCCTTCAGCAACTTGTCAACGTTACGTACGAAAGCATTAAGATAGTAACAGGCACTTAG
- a CDS encoding glutaconyl-CoA decarboxylase subunit alpha: MKPYFEKMQDWGKPIKVNVKNAEEIKKVEEEITALVEQKKNAGLPKETLNKRGEWTVHQRLEYILDPGTWAPLHILYDPMDEESGTTGVVDGLGRINGRWCVIIGFDNKVMAGAWIAGQADNILRVTDIAKRLHCPLVWLVNCSGVKLTEQEKVYANRRGSGTTFFRHAELNKLGIPVLAAIYGTNPAGGGYQGISPTLLLAHKDCNIAVGGAGIVSGMAPKGYFDEPMAEQIIDATRKFKSVPPGRVEIHYDHTGFFKQVFQTEEAILDAVKEWVTYLPAYNSKFFRVAEPAEPKFPAEDLYSIVAFNQKMVYDIEQFMARLVDNSEHMEFRPDYGPELYTGLVKIDGFLIGVVANRQGIMPKGYPEYAPYPGIGGKFYRQGLIKVNEFVTLCGRDRVPMLWIQDTSGIDVGDIAEKAELLGLGQSLIYSIEQANDSPMMCIVLRKGTAAAHYIMAGPQSNNNNAFTLGTATTEIYVMHGETAAAASFARRLVKEKDAGRPLAPVIEAMNKTVKEYYDKSRPSYCAKTGLVDEVVRMTDLRKYLVAFANCCYQNPNSICPQHQMMIPRIIKG; the protein is encoded by the coding sequence ATGAAACCATATTTTGAAAAAATGCAAGATTGGGGTAAGCCAATAAAAGTGAACGTGAAAAACGCAGAAGAGATCAAAAAAGTCGAAGAGGAAATTACGGCGCTCGTCGAGCAGAAGAAAAATGCGGGTTTACCGAAAGAAACGCTTAATAAAAGGGGCGAATGGACGGTACACCAGAGGCTGGAATACATCCTGGACCCTGGTACATGGGCTCCTCTTCACATACTTTATGACCCGATGGATGAAGAATCAGGGACTACCGGTGTTGTGGATGGTCTCGGCAGGATAAACGGCAGGTGGTGTGTAATAATCGGGTTTGACAACAAGGTTATGGCAGGAGCATGGATTGCAGGGCAGGCAGACAATATTCTCAGGGTCACCGACATTGCCAAGAGATTACATTGCCCACTTGTTTGGCTTGTTAACTGCAGTGGCGTGAAGTTGACTGAGCAGGAAAAGGTGTATGCAAACAGAAGGGGTAGTGGAACAACATTCTTTAGACATGCTGAACTAAACAAGCTTGGCATCCCCGTTCTTGCTGCAATCTATGGAACGAACCCTGCTGGTGGAGGCTACCAGGGGATTAGTCCGACACTACTCCTTGCCCATAAGGATTGTAACATCGCCGTCGGCGGTGCAGGCATCGTGAGTGGTATGGCGCCGAAGGGATACTTCGACGAGCCAATGGCAGAGCAGATTATCGACGCAACGAGGAAATTCAAGTCTGTGCCTCCAGGAAGGGTTGAAATCCATTACGACCATACAGGGTTTTTCAAACAGGTATTTCAGACCGAAGAGGCGATTCTTGATGCAGTGAAAGAGTGGGTGACCTATTTGCCCGCCTATAACAGCAAATTCTTCAGGGTGGCAGAGCCGGCAGAACCAAAATTCCCGGCTGAAGACCTGTACAGCATCGTTGCTTTCAACCAGAAGATGGTCTACGATATTGAGCAGTTCATGGCAAGGCTCGTTGACAACAGTGAACATATGGAGTTTAGACCCGATTACGGTCCGGAACTATATACTGGTCTCGTGAAGATCGATGGATTCCTTATTGGTGTCGTGGCGAACAGGCAGGGTATCATGCCGAAGGGTTATCCAGAATACGCGCCCTATCCCGGTATAGGCGGCAAGTTCTACCGTCAGGGACTCATCAAGGTCAATGAGTTTGTCACGCTCTGTGGCAGGGACAGGGTTCCTATGCTGTGGATACAGGATACGTCTGGTATCGACGTTGGTGACATCGCAGAGAAGGCTGAGCTTCTTGGTCTCGGTCAGTCACTCATTTACTCCATAGAGCAGGCAAACGATAGTCCGATGATGTGCATCGTTCTGAGGAAGGGTACCGCAGCAGCCCACTACATTATGGCCGGACCTCAGTCAAACAACAACAACGCCTTCACCCTTGGTACTGCCACCACGGAAATATACGTCATGCACGGTGAAACAGCTGCAGCTGCAAGCTTTGCGAGAAGGCTTGTGAAAGAGAAAGATGCAGGTAGACCGCTTGCCCCTGTGATTGAAGCCATGAACAAGACGGTCAAAGAGTATTACGATAAGTCGAGGCCATCCTACTGCGCAAAGACGGGATTGGTGGATGAGGTAGTTCGGATGACAGATCTCAGAAAGTATCTCGTGGCTTTCGCCAACTGCTGCTACCAGAATCCGAACTCAATATGCCCGCAGCATCAGATGATGATACCAAGGATCATTAAAGGGTAA